Proteins found in one Sporosarcina sp. ANT_H38 genomic segment:
- a CDS encoding IS30 family transposase yields MAQSHSTTSKRTFKHLTTYKRGMIAALHSEGKSMQDIVNSVDCDRSTIWRELKRGTVTQLKTGRIMYEAYFPETAQVKYEENRKAYGAKLKLDETIEFIKFAEAKILNDEWSPDADCGFAKRNNLFNKARVCTKTLYNYIELRLITVKNIDLPMKVRLNTKTKRSRVNKLVLGRSIEERPIEVEDREVFGHWEIDTVIGKKSQDEALLTITERKTRKEIILRICAKSSEAVSAAINEIRKNYGPNFAKVFKTITADNGSEFSELSTSVLSEDTEIFFAHPYTSCERGTNERHNGLIRRFIPKGKAITSVSADTIRYAESWCNRLPRKILGYRTPEECFSEELANIA; encoded by the coding sequence ATGGCACAATCACATTCTACCACATCTAAACGCACCTTTAAACATCTAACGACCTATAAACGAGGCATGATTGCGGCGCTTCACAGCGAAGGGAAATCCATGCAGGACATCGTAAACTCGGTTGACTGTGACCGTAGTACAATCTGGCGTGAATTAAAGCGTGGTACCGTAACGCAACTAAAAACCGGTCGCATCATGTACGAAGCCTACTTCCCCGAGACAGCACAGGTAAAATACGAAGAAAATCGGAAAGCTTACGGTGCCAAACTCAAGCTTGATGAAACCATCGAATTCATCAAGTTCGCAGAGGCTAAGATATTGAATGACGAGTGGTCACCCGACGCCGACTGCGGATTTGCAAAGCGCAACAACCTCTTTAATAAGGCACGCGTTTGTACAAAAACACTTTACAACTATATTGAGCTTAGACTCATAACGGTCAAAAACATTGATTTACCTATGAAAGTTCGCCTAAACACAAAAACAAAAAGAAGCCGGGTTAACAAGCTTGTTCTTGGTCGTAGTATCGAAGAACGCCCGATTGAAGTCGAGGATCGTGAAGTATTTGGCCATTGGGAAATCGATACGGTCATCGGAAAGAAGAGCCAGGACGAGGCGCTTTTGACTATTACTGAACGGAAAACCCGTAAGGAAATCATCTTAAGAATTTGTGCCAAGAGTAGCGAAGCGGTGAGTGCTGCTATCAATGAAATACGCAAGAACTACGGCCCTAACTTCGCCAAGGTGTTCAAGACAATTACCGCTGATAACGGATCCGAATTCTCCGAACTTAGCACTTCCGTCTTGAGTGAAGATACAGAGATTTTCTTTGCGCACCCCTATACATCATGCGAGCGCGGAACGAATGAGCGTCATAATGGATTAATTCGCCGTTTTATCCCGAAGGGGAAAGCCATCACTTCAGTTTCTGCAGATACAATTCGCTATGCAGAGAGCTGGTGTAATCGTCTGCCTAGAAAAATCCTTGGGTATCGAACACCTGAAGAGTGCTTCTCAGAAGAACTCGCCAACATAGCCTGA